From one Asterias amurensis chromosome 10, ASM3211899v1 genomic stretch:
- the LOC139943061 gene encoding membrane progestin receptor gamma-B-like: protein MMWTIKLLRVNHVPKDFREPFIVSGYRSCRSSLASCILSAFTFTNETINFWTHFLTSGVFLWMYTQWLWHELSFDVDPFTYPMQVYLASVCLYMIISSTAHLFNCMSERARHLCFFFDYGALSVYSMACSIMYNTYIFPKSFMNTTYHKLYLPMCVFNAFLCTVLACSSRLVAGVKRQKLLRMTAFATPYLFCSFPLFYRVVFCELDDCQSDAHHYHSYQFMMSATTILIYASHFPEVLAPGKFDIIGHSHQLFHIVGSYASYLQLQGNVIDMQTRRIDLLFALPMPSLLNTVGVILLVIIIDLLIIGAFTCFIWDKCHLRKVKQKQGIKTIHIPSEHSNNNPCLKQS from the coding sequence ATGATGTGGACTATCAAGCTACTGAGAGTGAACCATGTTCCCAAGGACTTCAGGGAACCATTTATTGTATCTGGGTACCGGTCATGTCGCAGTAGTTTGGCTTCATGTATACTGAGTGCCTTCACCTTCACTAATGAAACCATCAATTTCTGGACTCATTTCCTGACGTCTGGTGTGTTTCTATGGATGTACACACAGTGGTTATGGCACGAGCTCAGCTTTGACGTAGATCCATTCACCTACCCTATGCAAGTATATTTGGCTTCGGTATGCCTGTACATGATCATTAGTAGCACAGCTCACCTCTTCAACTGCATGTCAGAGAGAGCCCGTCATCTTTGCTTCTTCTTTGACTATGGTGCATTGAGTGTCTACAGCATGGCTTGTTCCATAATGTATAATACATACATCTTTCCCAAAAGTTTTATGAATACCACATACCACAAATTATATTTGCCAATGTGTGTATTTAATGCCTTTCTGTGTACAGTCTTGGCCTGTAGTTCCCGGCTTGTAGCTGGAGTCAAAAGGCAGAAGCTGCTGCGAATGACAGCATTTGCTACTCCCTACTTGTTCTGCAGCTTCCCATTATTTTATCGGGTTGTGTTTTGTGAGTTAGATGATTGCCAATCAGATGCCCATCACTATCATTCTTATCAGTTTATGATGAGTGCTACAACAATCCTCATCTATGCTTCACATTTCCCTGAAGTCTTAGCACCTGGTAAATTTGATATCATTGGTCATAGTCATCAGTTATTCCATATTGTAGGTAGCTATGCTAGTTACTTGCAGCTGCAAGGTAATGTGATTGATATGCAGACAAGGCGTATTGATTTGCTCTTTGCACTACCCATGCCATCACTGCTTAACACAGTTGGTGTCATACTATTAGTTATCATCATTGACCTCCTAATCATAGGTGCCTTCACTTGTTTCATTTGGGACAAATGTCATCTGCGCAAAGTCAAACAAAAACAGGGTATCAAGACCATCCACATACCCAGTGAACATTCTAATAACAATCCTTGTTTAAAACAGAGTTAA